From a single Candidatus Babeliales bacterium genomic region:
- a CDS encoding Mur ligase family protein has translation MYHKKAHIHFVGIGGIGMSGIATILKYQGYTISGCDNDLQQQSIIDLQKIGCLIFEGNNTVHCQNAPSDILVYSSAIKVNNPEIINAQQRGIPTISRALMLAELMRTKYSIAISGSHGKTTTTSLISHILIEAERDPTVIIGGHLKNISTNARFGNGDFLVAEADESDRSLLSLQATLAVVTNIDLEHLETYTDIDDIKNTFKQFLNNLPFYGKAFLCIDDPHIRSLLPLAHLKTIKYGLNPLADFKAENIQLEADHSLFELYIKKEKHGIIRINMLANIMF, from the coding sequence ATGTATCATAAAAAAGCGCATATACATTTTGTTGGTATTGGTGGCATCGGAATGAGTGGTATAGCTACGATATTAAAATATCAAGGCTATACCATTTCTGGTTGTGATAACGACCTACAACAACAAAGTATTATTGATTTACAAAAAATAGGTTGTCTTATTTTTGAAGGTAATAATACTGTGCATTGCCAAAATGCGCCCAGTGATATTCTTGTTTATTCCTCAGCAATTAAAGTAAATAATCCTGAAATAATAAATGCTCAGCAGCGGGGTATCCCCACAATTAGCAGAGCACTCATGCTTGCTGAACTTATGCGCACTAAATACAGCATTGCAATTTCTGGTTCTCATGGCAAAACAACCACAACTTCATTGATTTCTCATATTTTAATTGAAGCAGAGCGTGACCCAACGGTTATCATTGGTGGTCATTTAAAAAATATTTCAACAAATGCACGCTTTGGAAATGGCGACTTTTTAGTTGCCGAAGCGGATGAAAGTGATCGCTCATTACTCTCTTTACAAGCCACGCTTGCAGTAGTAACCAATATTGACCTTGAACATCTTGAAACATATACTGACATTGATGATATCAAAAATACTTTTAAACAATTTCTAAATAACTTGCCATTTTATGGTAAAGCTTTTTTATGCATTGATGATCCTCATATTCGTTCATTATTACCGCTTGCTCATTTAAAAACAATAAAATATGGATTAAATCCTCTTGCTGATTTTAAAGCAGAAAATATCCAATTAGAAGCTGATCATTCATTGTTTGAACTTTATATAAAAAAAGAAAAGCATGGCATTATACGCATAAATATGCTGGCAAACATAATGTTTTAA
- a CDS encoding cyanophycin synthetase, translating to MAAIAVATELGIPLESTQKALANFSGIDRRFSFKGVYRDVEIFDDYGHHPVEIENTLLVARKRAKGNLIVLFQPHRFTRTQKLWDHFINTFLQSDINHLIITDIYPASEEAIEGISSLTFVEALKQHNPSFKVTYIRYEKDFNEMQTYLNTILAKNDLLLLLGAGKINKIAPVLINSQS from the coding sequence TTGGCCGCTATTGCAGTAGCCACCGAACTTGGTATTCCTTTAGAGAGTACACAAAAAGCACTTGCTAATTTTAGCGGTATTGATCGACGATTTAGCTTCAAAGGAGTATATCGCGACGTTGAAATTTTTGATGACTATGGCCATCATCCCGTCGAAATTGAAAATACGTTGCTTGTAGCACGCAAAAGAGCGAAAGGAAATTTAATTGTTTTGTTTCAACCCCATCGCTTTACCCGGACCCAAAAATTGTGGGATCATTTCATTAATACTTTTTTGCAAAGCGATATAAATCACCTAATAATTACCGATATTTATCCGGCAAGCGAAGAAGCAATTGAAGGAATTTCAAGCCTCACGTTCGTTGAGGCATTAAAACAACATAATCCCTCATTTAAGGTGACTTATATCCGTTATGAGAAAGACTTTAATGAAATGCAAACCTATTTAAATACTATTCTTGCTAAAAATGATCTCTTACTCCTTTTGGGTGCCGGTAAAATCAATAAAATTGCCCCTGTTTTAATCAACTCCCAATCATAA
- a CDS encoding ankyrin repeat domain-containing protein, with protein sequence MNLIKKSYAILCSIFMISICDINIEAQTKDSQLRSVIFRTLEKSIAQINNLNNIILFLSQPVSPDPKVYRLMHDQITINYIIKLLQKKYPADRLLYALILSNVPGMKNWLKNKMKTDDITKEELQENLIFITKTPNYLQNTLSHLTRWEFSQTPAITISALKTIIQLGIDPNIKNSKGNTPLIYAVLSNQIPIVQFLLSLPQIDTTIRNAQGQTALDIAQKTNNTQIINMLKNHTSKK encoded by the coding sequence GTGAATTTAATAAAAAAAAGTTATGCTATTTTATGTAGTATTTTTATGATTTCAATTTGTGACATTAATATTGAAGCTCAAACTAAAGATTCTCAGCTTAGATCAGTTATTTTTCGGACTTTAGAAAAAAGTATTGCTCAGATAAATAATCTGAATAATATAATTCTTTTTTTATCTCAACCTGTAAGTCCGGATCCTAAGGTTTATAGATTAATGCATGATCAGATAACTATTAATTACATTATTAAGTTACTACAAAAAAAATATCCTGCAGATAGACTTCTGTATGCATTAATTTTGAGCAATGTTCCTGGTATGAAAAATTGGTTAAAAAACAAAATGAAAACTGATGACATCACAAAAGAAGAACTCCAAGAAAATCTTATTTTTATAACAAAAACACCTAATTATTTACAAAATACCCTGAGCCATTTAACTCGTTGGGAATTTTCTCAAACGCCAGCAATAACAATTTCTGCGCTAAAAACCATTATCCAGTTAGGCATAGATCCAAATATAAAAAATAGCAAAGGCAATACGCCTTTAATATATGCGGTATTATCAAATCAAATACCCATTGTGCAATTTTTATTAAGTCTTCCTCAAATTGATACCACAATCCGAAATGCACAAGGACAAACTGCATTAGATATTGCACAAAAAACAAATAATACACAAATCATTAATATGTTAAAAAATCATACGTCAAAAAAATAG
- a CDS encoding ankyrin repeat domain-containing protein, protein MNILKKELVLFIFLTLSTLTNSMQVEEPAESEITLEEIPTEILDHIIMQVADDTNINTIITSLSALSHIKLFYDLLSDSKTINKIIQKLSVKDDVNPLWFALLLFELPGTKKWLAFKNKTQYQPYFNKLALFLFSHHQALKEQYFLESGTDKSILTFEETPSLHLQVADTLLTLGIDPNLADSQGTTLLMKAIQTCQKNLVYLLLATPRIDINAQNLYGRTALDIAKNKNKPEIIEILQKNVGK, encoded by the coding sequence ATGAATATATTAAAAAAAGAACTCGTTTTATTTATTTTCTTAACCCTGTCTACTCTAACAAACAGTATGCAAGTGGAAGAACCTGCAGAATCAGAAATTACGCTGGAAGAAATTCCTACTGAAATATTAGATCATATAATTATGCAAGTCGCCGATGACACAAATATTAATACAATTATTACAAGCCTTTCCGCCCTTTCTCATATAAAATTATTTTATGACTTATTAAGCGACTCAAAAACAATTAATAAAATTATACAAAAACTGAGCGTAAAAGATGATGTTAATCCCCTGTGGTTTGCCCTTCTATTATTTGAGTTGCCTGGAACAAAAAAATGGCTTGCTTTCAAAAACAAAACCCAATATCAGCCGTATTTTAATAAACTCGCTTTATTCCTTTTTTCGCATCATCAAGCACTCAAAGAACAATATTTTCTTGAATCAGGCACTGATAAATCAATCCTTACTTTTGAAGAAACCCCTTCTTTACATTTGCAAGTAGCAGATACTTTGCTAACTTTAGGCATTGATCCGAATCTTGCCGATTCACAAGGAACTACGCTACTCATGAAAGCAATTCAAACTTGTCAAAAAAATTTAGTTTATCTTCTATTGGCAACGCCCAGGATTGATATAAATGCGCAGAATCTTTATGGACGTACTGCATTAGATATCGCTAAAAACAAAAATAAACCTGAAATTATTGAAATACTTCAAAAAAATGTGGGAAAATGA